The Nitrospira sp. genome contains a region encoding:
- a CDS encoding sigma-54-dependent Fis family transcriptional regulator: MTEEWGAILVVDDDADMRELAHDMLKDRGHQVTTAGSGEEALKRLAEEDYAAVLTDLRMKGMEGLELLAQIKRRDPDISVILMTAFGSVETAVEAMKHGASDYLTKPVRKDELIRVVERVIREASLRREVSRLRKEVRKEYSFHQILGKSKAIQVVFDLIRRVADSPTNVLITGESGTGKELVAKAIHYNSDRKDAPFIPVNCAAIPEQLLESELFGHMRGAFTDAKIDKRGLFEEAQKGTLFLDEISELPLMLQAKILRAIQEKEIRRVGATKPISVDVRIIAATNLNLNEEVKNKRFREDLYYRLNVIELKLPPLRERREDIPLLVDAFLKKCGAARGKEVKGVSEAALAMLMDYTWPGNVRELENVIERAVTLSRGEKISPDDLPSAVQGARGERRVLDEAAEKSLPLHELEKEYIKKILEKSGGNKYQTAHTLGIDRKTLYRKLAEIEGKTHPEE; encoded by the coding sequence ATGACTGAAGAGTGGGGTGCGATCCTCGTCGTCGATGATGACGCAGATATGCGGGAATTGGCTCATGACATGCTGAAAGACCGTGGTCATCAAGTCACCACGGCCGGAAGCGGAGAAGAAGCCTTGAAACGATTGGCGGAAGAGGACTATGCGGCTGTCCTCACGGACCTTCGTATGAAAGGCATGGAGGGACTGGAATTGCTGGCCCAAATCAAGCGCCGAGATCCCGATATCAGTGTCATCCTCATGACCGCATTCGGGTCGGTGGAAACGGCCGTCGAGGCGATGAAGCACGGAGCCAGTGATTACCTCACCAAGCCTGTCCGGAAGGACGAGTTGATTCGCGTGGTCGAGCGCGTCATTCGAGAGGCATCCTTGCGGCGGGAAGTGAGCCGCCTGAGAAAAGAAGTCCGCAAGGAGTACAGCTTCCACCAGATTTTGGGAAAGAGCAAAGCGATCCAAGTGGTCTTCGATCTCATTCGCCGGGTCGCCGATAGTCCGACCAATGTCCTGATCACGGGAGAGAGCGGGACCGGGAAGGAACTGGTCGCCAAAGCCATTCACTATAACAGCGACCGCAAAGATGCGCCGTTTATTCCCGTCAATTGCGCGGCGATTCCGGAACAGCTGTTGGAGAGTGAACTGTTCGGGCATATGCGGGGAGCCTTTACCGATGCCAAGATAGACAAGCGAGGGTTGTTTGAAGAGGCGCAGAAGGGCACGTTATTTCTCGACGAGATCAGTGAGCTGCCGCTCATGCTGCAGGCCAAGATTCTTCGTGCCATTCAAGAAAAAGAAATCAGGCGGGTGGGCGCGACGAAGCCGATCTCGGTCGATGTACGGATCATTGCCGCTACCAATCTGAATCTCAACGAAGAAGTAAAGAATAAGCGGTTCCGGGAGGACCTGTATTATCGGCTCAACGTCATCGAGCTCAAGCTGCCCCCCTTACGGGAGCGGCGCGAGGACATTCCGCTCTTAGTCGACGCCTTTCTTAAAAAGTGCGGCGCCGCCCGCGGGAAAGAGGTCAAGGGCGTGAGCGAGGCCGCGCTGGCCATGCTGATGGACTATACCTGGCCCGGCAACGTGCGAGAGTTGGAGAACGTCATCGAACGGGCGGTGACGCTCAGCCGCGGCGAGAAAATTTCACCCGATGATTTGCCCTCGGCGGTGCAGGGAGCCCGCGGTGAGCGCCGCGTGCTGGACGAAGCGGCCGAAAAGTCCCTGCCCTTGCATGAGCTGGAGAAGGAGTACATCAAGAAGATTCTCGAGAAGTCCGGCGGCAACAAGTACCAGACCGCTCATACCCTTGGCATCGATCGCAAGACCTTGTATCGTAAACTCGCCGAAATCGAGGGCAAGACTCATCCAGAAGAATGA
- a CDS encoding PAS domain S-box protein has translation MPWTLPLLGGMVEVLVSHGFSTNDDIHVTIIVVVPYSRVAGSLLWVRGSIDQRSVKEQMMEGPTTRSFADVTGSEADRPKAEEQLLISRLRLEGIIESAMDAIITVDEDQRILLFNRAAEQMFVCSIQEAIGQPLDRFLPARFREAHRHDVHAFGQSGLTSRKMGQLGTVMGLRSNGQEFHIEASISHISVEQKKYYTVILRDITERKQAEEDLRESQRQLSTLIGNLPGFVYRSRNDRDRSFTYLSEGVSDLTGYTIGEYLHQRTISYGNTIHAGDRERVWQEVQEAVTRHGPFETTYRILTKSGEVKSVWERGEGIYAPDGTLSYLEGFVTDVTERKRAEHLLRQSEERYRRLIAVSPYAIFVSRGGRVIFANDQAIKLFGAVKADEVLGKSLLSLFHPEYHDVLREWTHELLEGRSLVPVVEEKIVRLDGMSIDVEVSAARLVDEEGPAILVMLRDISERKRLQDQLRKTERVAELGTLASGMAHEIGTPMNVILGRAEYLMDRVTEEPVKKGLQTIITQVERITKVMNQLLSFARRKAPERRALDLRGVLEDAMEMFQERLARNQIRVETALADSCPMAMADPDQMSQVFINLVMNAVHAMPDGGTLRIGLAPENRMVKLTVADTGHGIPGHAVEKIFEPFFTTKEFGKGTGLGLTVVKGIIEEHQGSIAVNSEEGKGTKFTILLPQSP, from the coding sequence ATGCCGTGGACTCTGCCCCTCCTCGGGGGAATGGTCGAAGTCCTGGTGTCTCACGGATTCAGCACGAATGATGACATCCACGTCACAATCATTGTGGTCGTTCCGTATTCGCGTGTTGCAGGGAGCCTGCTCTGGGTACGCGGATCCATCGACCAACGCTCTGTGAAGGAACAGATGATGGAGGGACCAACCACTAGATCGTTCGCCGATGTCACAGGCTCCGAAGCCGACCGTCCGAAGGCAGAGGAGCAGCTTCTGATCAGCCGGCTGAGGCTGGAAGGCATCATCGAATCCGCGATGGATGCGATCATCACGGTGGACGAGGATCAGCGAATCCTGTTGTTCAATCGCGCGGCGGAACAGATGTTCGTCTGCTCCATCCAGGAGGCAATCGGGCAGCCGCTCGATCGATTCTTGCCCGCACGTTTCCGCGAAGCCCATCGCCACGACGTTCATGCGTTTGGGCAGTCCGGTCTGACGAGTCGAAAGATGGGTCAACTGGGAACGGTGATGGGGCTACGCTCGAACGGACAAGAGTTTCACATCGAAGCCTCCATCTCGCATATCTCGGTGGAGCAAAAGAAATACTATACCGTCATTCTCCGAGACATCACCGAGCGCAAGCAGGCCGAGGAAGACCTGAGGGAGAGCCAGAGACAACTCAGCACTCTGATCGGCAATCTCCCGGGTTTCGTGTATCGCAGCCGAAATGACCGTGACCGGTCATTTACATATCTCAGCGAAGGAGTATCCGATTTGACCGGGTACACCATCGGAGAATACCTACATCAGCGGACCATCTCATACGGGAACACGATACATGCAGGCGACCGTGAGCGAGTCTGGCAGGAGGTTCAGGAAGCGGTCACGCGACATGGTCCGTTCGAGACGACCTACCGAATCTTGACCAAATCGGGAGAGGTCAAATCGGTCTGGGAAAGAGGCGAAGGGATTTACGCACCGGACGGCACACTGAGTTACCTGGAAGGGTTCGTCACCGACGTCACTGAACGCAAGCGAGCCGAGCACCTGCTTCGGCAAAGCGAAGAACGCTACCGGCGTCTGATTGCCGTCTCGCCCTATGCCATCTTTGTGAGCCGGGGGGGCCGCGTTATCTTTGCGAACGACCAGGCCATCAAGCTGTTCGGCGCGGTGAAGGCCGATGAGGTTTTGGGAAAATCACTCCTGAGCCTCTTTCATCCCGAGTATCACGACGTCCTGAGAGAGTGGACCCACGAATTGCTGGAAGGCAGATCACTGGTGCCGGTAGTCGAGGAGAAAATCGTGCGCCTGGATGGAATGTCGATCGATGTCGAGGTCAGCGCGGCTCGGTTAGTGGATGAGGAAGGGCCGGCCATCTTGGTCATGCTCCGAGACATCAGCGAGCGGAAGCGACTGCAGGACCAATTGCGCAAGACCGAACGGGTTGCCGAACTCGGTACACTGGCGTCCGGCATGGCCCATGAGATCGGGACGCCGATGAACGTCATTCTCGGCCGCGCCGAGTATCTGATGGACCGTGTCACGGAGGAACCGGTCAAGAAAGGGCTCCAGACCATCATTACACAAGTGGAGCGGATTACGAAGGTGATGAATCAGTTGCTGTCGTTCGCCCGACGCAAAGCGCCGGAGCGGCGCGCGCTGGACCTGCGAGGCGTCCTGGAAGACGCGATGGAAATGTTCCAAGAGCGTCTTGCCCGAAACCAGATTCGGGTCGAAACGGCATTGGCTGATTCTTGCCCGATGGCAATGGCTGATCCCGACCAAATGAGCCAGGTGTTCATCAATCTCGTCATGAATGCCGTGCATGCGATGCCGGACGGCGGGACCTTACGAATCGGCCTGGCGCCGGAGAATCGAATGGTCAAACTCACGGTCGCGGATACCGGCCATGGCATTCCCGGGCATGCGGTCGAGAAAATATTCGAACCGTTCTTTACGACGAAAGAATTCGGCAAAGGAACCGGATTAGGATTGACCGTCGTGAAAGGCATCATTGAAGAGCATCAGGGTTCCATCGCCGTGAACAGCGAAGAGGGCAAAGGCACGAAGTTTACGATTCTGCTTCCGCAGAGCCCATAG
- a CDS encoding response regulator: MATGKADVVLIVEDDREMRSLLCDELWGTGYQLREARDGDEAFLAVLQSVPDLILTDLRMPAGGADYISRLRTVAPRCPIVVITAFGDAALKAQVIRAGANAYFDKPVRIADLKNCVQRLLDHRPEADC, encoded by the coding sequence GTGGCAACGGGAAAAGCTGATGTGGTGCTGATCGTCGAAGATGACCGGGAGATGCGAAGTCTGCTTTGCGATGAACTGTGGGGTACCGGATACCAGCTCCGCGAAGCCAGGGACGGAGACGAAGCGTTTCTGGCTGTCCTGCAATCGGTGCCCGACCTGATTTTGACCGACCTGCGTATGCCGGCCGGGGGGGCTGATTACATCAGTCGGTTGCGGACCGTGGCCCCCAGGTGTCCTATTGTCGTCATCACGGCGTTCGGCGATGCGGCGCTGAAAGCCCAAGTGATACGAGCAGGGGCTAACGCCTACTTCGACAAACCGGTCCGCATTGCCGATCTCAAGAACTGTGTACAACGACTGCTAGACCACAGACCGGAAGCTGATTGCTGA
- a CDS encoding sigma-54-dependent Fis family transcriptional regulator — MSDEEMFNTPLPNDPIIAARLEAIRQLARGLSERVAVMDRAFNVVYANEAAWTAGQTKATHHHRAKCYEAFAHRTDPCEACPATKVFEAPEVQCVSCSAGGAGAACGMQQAFPLADQHGTVESMLVLFKPVPRSPCRTTPYDSFAPAEDDRLGNLLGRSPAMRQLFDMTRLVAESSATVLIHGESGTGKELLARTIHALSSRRDRPFVVVDCGSLPETLLESELFGHVKGAFTGAVVNKRGLFEEAEGGTIFLDEIADTRPVFQAKLLRVLQEGEIKPVGGTRSIKIHARVISASNKDLAELVKAKTFREDLYYRLAVLPLYIPALRERREDIPLLVQSFVTASCARHHQAVRSVDEKTMRALCAAAWHGNVRELLHYIERAVVTTAGPWLVCEDLVSSGAVADHESLRSASRGVVAKTERTRIVDALKKTAGNRLKAAKLLKISRASLYNKLRAYSIE, encoded by the coding sequence TTGTCCGACGAAGAAATGTTCAACACACCCCTCCCGAACGATCCCATCATTGCCGCACGATTGGAAGCCATTCGACAGCTTGCACGCGGACTGTCCGAACGGGTGGCGGTTATGGACCGAGCCTTCAACGTCGTGTACGCGAATGAGGCAGCGTGGACAGCCGGACAAACCAAAGCGACGCATCACCACCGCGCGAAATGCTATGAAGCATTTGCACATCGCACCGATCCTTGCGAAGCCTGTCCGGCGACGAAAGTGTTCGAAGCGCCGGAGGTGCAGTGCGTCTCCTGCTCGGCAGGGGGCGCCGGCGCCGCCTGCGGGATGCAGCAGGCGTTTCCTTTGGCCGATCAGCACGGAACGGTCGAGTCGATGCTGGTGCTGTTCAAGCCGGTGCCGAGGTCTCCTTGTCGGACAACGCCATACGATTCTTTCGCTCCAGCCGAAGACGATCGTCTGGGAAATTTGCTGGGCCGAAGTCCGGCTATGCGTCAGCTGTTCGATATGACACGCCTGGTGGCGGAGAGCTCCGCCACGGTACTCATCCATGGCGAGAGCGGAACGGGCAAGGAACTCCTCGCGAGAACGATCCATGCACTCAGCAGCCGACGAGATCGGCCGTTCGTGGTCGTCGATTGTGGGTCATTGCCGGAAACGCTGCTTGAAAGCGAGCTGTTCGGGCATGTGAAAGGAGCCTTCACCGGCGCCGTGGTGAATAAACGGGGCTTGTTCGAGGAGGCAGAGGGCGGAACGATCTTCCTCGATGAAATTGCCGATACAAGGCCGGTCTTTCAGGCGAAGCTGCTCCGTGTGCTGCAGGAGGGCGAGATCAAACCGGTCGGTGGGACGAGATCGATCAAAATCCATGCGCGAGTCATCTCGGCATCGAACAAGGATTTGGCGGAATTGGTGAAGGCCAAGACGTTTCGAGAAGATCTATACTATCGACTGGCGGTGTTGCCGCTATATATACCGGCTTTGAGGGAACGGCGCGAGGACATCCCCTTGCTGGTGCAGTCCTTCGTCACCGCTTCTTGTGCGCGACATCACCAAGCGGTTCGATCTGTCGATGAAAAAACGATGCGGGCATTATGCGCGGCCGCATGGCACGGCAATGTCCGAGAATTGCTGCACTATATCGAGCGCGCCGTCGTGACGACAGCCGGTCCGTGGCTCGTATGCGAGGATCTTGTGTCAAGCGGAGCCGTTGCTGATCACGAGAGCTTGCGGTCAGCGTCGAGAGGGGTTGTGGCCAAGACGGAGCGTACCCGGATTGTCGATGCCCTCAAGAAGACCGCGGGGAACCGATTGAAAGCAGCCAAGTTGCTCAAGATCAGCCGAGCGAGCCTCTACAACAAGCTGCGTGCCTATTCCATCGAGTAG